A single region of the Pseudothermotoga sp. genome encodes:
- a CDS encoding ComF family protein: protein MKIHPMQIIETIFPNSCVICGELISPLKVLCENCEAKLMQGPIPLVERTKWCEVYFYGRYESVLKDLILAYKNGGHWRLHRILAKVLIETMRRYSTPFSALTWVPSSFKALEERGFDTMKMIARAVSKTINVRYVSLIESTSSTTKRGMKKKERIESVRGAFKTKNKPEGTIALIDDVYTTGSTIRECSKLLLQAGAEKIIAYCIAKA, encoded by the coding sequence ATGAAAATCCATCCAATGCAGATAATTGAAACTATTTTTCCAAACAGCTGTGTAATTTGTGGTGAACTCATCTCACCGCTGAAAGTTCTATGTGAAAACTGTGAAGCAAAGTTGATGCAGGGACCAATTCCATTGGTAGAAAGAACGAAATGGTGTGAGGTGTATTTCTACGGCAGGTACGAATCTGTTCTCAAGGATCTCATACTAGCCTACAAAAATGGAGGACATTGGAGACTCCATAGAATTCTCGCCAAAGTTTTGATCGAAACGATGAGAAGATACAGCACCCCATTCTCGGCTCTAACCTGGGTTCCCTCCAGTTTCAAAGCTCTTGAGGAGAGAGGATTCGATACGATGAAAATGATTGCGAGGGCCGTTTCAAAAACAATCAATGTTAGATACGTTTCCCTCATCGAATCGACGTCTTCCACCACTAAGAGAGGTATGAAGAAAAAAGAGAGAATAGAAAGCGTTCGAGGAGCTTTCAAAACCAAGAACAAACCTGAAGGGACCATAGCTTTGATAGATGATGTGTACACCACAGGCTCAACGATCCGTGAATGTTCCAAATTGTTGCTGCAAGCTGGTGCAGAAAAAATCATCGCCTACTGTATAGCGAAAGCTTGA
- a CDS encoding ABC transporter permease, with product MLKYIARRLVIAIPELIIISFLVFMIMEAAPGDFLDQYKLDPSMSKETLEAMKKELGLDQHPMVRYLKWLSGAVRGKFGYSFYYRRPVSTLIWERVAATLSLSLVSLAGSWILGIALGTFSALKKYSLADKILTVFAFSFIAIPSFFLGLLFLYFAARTGWFPIGGMISIDYNNMTAWQKFKDLLWHMTLPATALTLGSMASLMRYMRGSLLDVLNEDYVTFARAKGMPERIVVYKHAMRNAINPMITFLGFSISGILGGSLFIENIFAWPGMGRLIYQALIQKDLYLVITSGLISAVLLVVGNLVADILLALVDPRVRLT from the coding sequence GTGCTCAAGTACATCGCAAGAAGATTGGTTATAGCTATACCTGAGTTGATCATCATATCGTTCTTGGTTTTCATGATCATGGAGGCAGCTCCTGGAGATTTTCTGGATCAATACAAGCTGGATCCATCGATGTCTAAAGAAACATTGGAGGCCATGAAAAAGGAACTTGGACTGGATCAACATCCCATGGTCAGATACTTGAAATGGCTTTCAGGTGCCGTTAGAGGTAAATTCGGATACTCATTTTACTACAGAAGACCCGTTTCTACTTTGATATGGGAACGAGTGGCAGCCACACTGAGTCTTTCGTTGGTGTCTCTCGCCGGTTCTTGGATCTTGGGCATTGCTCTGGGTACGTTTTCTGCTTTGAAGAAATATTCTTTAGCAGACAAAATACTCACAGTTTTTGCCTTCAGTTTCATAGCGATCCCATCTTTCTTTCTTGGCTTGTTGTTCCTTTACTTTGCGGCGCGAACAGGTTGGTTCCCCATAGGTGGCATGATCTCGATCGATTACAACAACATGACCGCTTGGCAGAAGTTTAAAGATCTGTTGTGGCACATGACGTTGCCAGCAACGGCTTTGACACTCGGTTCTATGGCCAGCCTGATGAGGTACATGAGAGGTTCCTTGCTGGACGTTTTGAACGAGGACTATGTGACGTTCGCACGTGCGAAGGGTATGCCTGAAAGAATCGTTGTATATAAACACGCAATGAGGAATGCCATCAATCCCATGATCACTTTCCTTGGTTTCAGCATTTCGGGTATTCTGGGTGGTTCACTTTTCATTGAAAACATATTCGCCTGGCCTGGAATGGGTAGGCTCATATACCAAGCTCTCATCCAGAAAGATCTCTATTTAGTCATCACGAGCGGTTTGATCAGCGCCGTCCTGTTGGTAGTGGGAAACTTGGTGGCAGACATTCTTTTGGCGCTCGTCGATCCAAGAGTTCGATTGACCTGA
- a CDS encoding ABC transporter permease, whose translation MAKNNVNKTNNKTGFEEKYLSRGQLIWRAFLKHKLGVGALVVLILLYLLALFADFFAPYNPAEQSLRHTYSPPTKIYRTYKGQRVKPYVLPSMSYVDKITYERTYKEMLFPRRIVIEKNNGERVTYELGKDGVESFRFSVNRIESIKVRGEWYDVRKTPVVSDYFLFGYNDDVLNKGISRFETTSSVAQEMFFKAYKDRFDLTEEEDVQAIAVTEQIDTIMVKRDGKFEMIKGKVIEYDYKIYPVKWFVKSWTGKFLWIFPMNVHLFGVDNYDNNQFVKLYIMGADLFGRDVWSRIAFASRISLSIGLIGVIITIALALVFGGISGYYGGLVDEAFMRFAEIIMSIPGFYLMIMLRAVLPLDLPSTQIYLLIVFILSFIGWAGTSRVIRGLVLSIREREFVEAAVAIGLSNWKVLTRHVLPNTTTYLIVNATLRIPGYILGEAGLSFLGLGIREPQASWGLMLAQAQDVYVITRAPWLLIPGIFIFVTVLAFNFVGDALRDALDPRSLG comes from the coding sequence GTGGCGAAGAACAATGTTAACAAAACTAACAACAAGACAGGTTTCGAAGAAAAGTACCTTTCGCGTGGTCAACTCATCTGGAGAGCTTTTCTCAAACACAAACTCGGTGTCGGAGCTCTCGTGGTTTTGATTTTGCTCTATCTGTTAGCATTGTTCGCAGATTTCTTTGCTCCGTACAACCCTGCAGAACAATCCTTGAGGCACACTTATTCTCCTCCAACAAAGATCTACAGAACCTACAAAGGTCAAAGGGTAAAACCTTACGTACTTCCGTCCATGAGTTATGTAGACAAAATCACCTATGAAAGGACTTACAAAGAAATGCTGTTTCCCCGCAGAATCGTGATCGAAAAAAATAATGGAGAAAGGGTTACCTACGAACTTGGTAAAGATGGCGTTGAATCGTTCAGGTTTTCGGTGAACAGGATAGAGAGCATCAAAGTTAGAGGAGAATGGTACGACGTTAGGAAAACACCAGTCGTGAGCGATTATTTTCTGTTCGGATACAATGATGACGTTTTGAACAAAGGAATCTCACGTTTTGAAACAACATCGTCCGTGGCACAAGAAATGTTTTTCAAAGCGTACAAAGACAGATTCGATCTAACTGAGGAAGAAGATGTCCAAGCGATCGCTGTGACTGAACAAATCGACACTATAATGGTGAAACGGGATGGAAAATTCGAAATGATAAAAGGAAAGGTAATCGAATACGATTACAAGATTTATCCTGTGAAGTGGTTCGTCAAGAGCTGGACAGGCAAGTTCTTGTGGATTTTCCCGATGAATGTTCACTTGTTCGGTGTGGACAATTACGATAACAATCAGTTTGTGAAGCTTTATATAATGGGTGCCGACCTTTTTGGAAGGGATGTTTGGTCGAGGATCGCTTTCGCTTCGAGAATTTCTCTCTCGATAGGTTTGATCGGCGTTATAATAACAATCGCTCTTGCCCTCGTTTTTGGTGGTATATCTGGTTATTATGGTGGACTAGTTGATGAAGCCTTCATGAGATTCGCTGAGATCATCATGTCTATCCCTGGATTCTATTTGATGATCATGTTGCGAGCCGTTCTACCGTTGGATTTGCCATCGACACAGATTTATTTACTCATCGTGTTCATATTGTCGTTCATCGGTTGGGCAGGTACGTCCCGTGTTATCAGAGGACTCGTGCTTTCCATCAGAGAAAGAGAATTCGTTGAAGCTGCCGTGGCCATAGGATTGTCGAACTGGAAGGTGCTTACAAGGCACGTACTACCCAACACCACGACGTATTTGATCGTGAACGCCACCCTGAGGATTCCTGGTTATATACTCGGTGAAGCTGGCTTGAGTTTCTTAGGGTTGGGTATAAGGGAACCTCAGGCATCTTGGGGCCTCATGCTCGCACAAGCTCAAGATGTGTACGTCATAACGAGAGCACCTTGGTTGTTGATCCCAGGAATATTCATTTTTGTTACAGTGCTCGCTTTCAATTTCGTTGGGGATGCTTTGAGAGACGCACTCGATCCAAGATCGTTGGGTTAG
- a CDS encoding NCS2 family nucleobase:cation symporter, translating into MVETPLTLAHQQVRGWRFFLLSLQHFVAMFGATVLVPLLTGLDPLVALFTAGAGTLLFHTITGGIVPVFLGSSFAFIAPIIMAKQQLNDLAYATGGIVIAGLVYLLFALLVWLAGTEKVKKLFPPIVTGPMIVIIGLTLSPVAVQMASQNWLVASVVVVTVILTSVLLKGFWSMIPVLFGVLAGYAVSLPLGLVDTSVLQQSSWFSVPHFMLPKFNWTAIAMIAPVSIATVMEHIGDITTNGAVVGRNFFEKPGLHRTLIGDGLATSLAGLFGGPANTTYSENTGVLALTRVYDPKVLRGAAFLAMLIAFLAKFGAVLRTIPTPVIGGISLILFGMIASVGIRTLVNAQIDFSKPKNLLVASLILTVGIGGASLKIGHIEFKGLSLAALVGIVANWLIPEKKD; encoded by the coding sequence ATGGTTGAAACCCCTCTCACTTTGGCCCACCAGCAAGTGCGTGGTTGGAGATTCTTCCTTCTGTCCCTTCAACATTTCGTAGCGATGTTTGGTGCAACCGTGCTCGTTCCACTCCTCACAGGATTAGATCCTCTCGTTGCACTGTTCACGGCAGGAGCAGGTACATTGCTCTTTCATACCATCACAGGTGGTATCGTGCCTGTTTTCCTCGGATCCAGCTTTGCATTCATAGCACCCATCATCATGGCGAAACAACAACTGAACGATCTAGCTTACGCCACAGGAGGTATAGTTATCGCCGGTTTAGTTTATCTACTCTTCGCTCTCTTGGTCTGGCTTGCTGGTACAGAAAAAGTCAAAAAACTTTTCCCACCTATCGTCACCGGCCCGATGATCGTGATCATAGGCCTCACTCTGAGTCCTGTTGCAGTCCAAATGGCGAGTCAAAACTGGTTGGTTGCCTCAGTGGTAGTAGTGACAGTCATTCTGACTTCCGTACTCCTCAAAGGTTTTTGGAGTATGATACCCGTGCTGTTCGGTGTACTGGCGGGCTACGCTGTTTCGTTGCCTCTTGGCTTGGTGGACACATCCGTTTTACAACAGAGCAGTTGGTTCAGTGTTCCACATTTCATGCTCCCGAAATTCAATTGGACAGCGATTGCAATGATAGCGCCTGTTTCGATAGCAACTGTCATGGAACATATAGGTGATATAACAACGAATGGAGCTGTGGTGGGTAGAAACTTCTTTGAGAAACCCGGGTTGCATAGAACGTTGATAGGTGATGGACTCGCAACTTCCCTCGCTGGACTGTTTGGGGGACCTGCGAACACAACTTACAGTGAAAACACCGGTGTGCTTGCCTTGACGAGAGTCTATGATCCAAAAGTTTTGAGGGGAGCAGCATTTCTGGCAATGTTGATAGCGTTCCTTGCAAAATTTGGTGCCGTACTTCGCACGATCCCAACACCCGTGATAGGTGGCATAAGCCTGATATTGTTTGGAATGATCGCCTCTGTTGGAATAAGAACGTTGGTGAACGCACAGATAGATTTCTCCAAACCGAAGAACTTGCTCGTCGCCTCCTTGATTCTGACGGTCGGCATAGGTGGTGCATCACTGAAGATTGGTCATATTGAATTCAAAGGACTCAGCTTGGCAGCGCTCGTTGGAATCGTTGCTAATTGGTTGATCCCGGAGAAAAAGGACTGA
- a CDS encoding dipeptide ABC transporter ATP-binding protein, giving the protein MADNEVIVRVVGLKKHFPIKQGFFIKRTVAHVKAVDGVDFEIKRGETFALVGESGCGKTTVGRTILRLIDPTEGQIFFDGTDISKLKYKQLLPFRRRMQIVFQDPMSSLNPRMTVGQIITEPMLFHNVVKTKAEAYERAKELLEMVGLKTFHLDRYPHQFSGGQRQRVAIARAIAIQPEFLVLDEPTSSLDVSVQAQIINMFLDFQKKFKFSYLFISHNLGLVRFISHTVAIMYLGRIVEMGESEEIFSKPLHPYSQALLSATPVPDPKVEKSRKRIILTGGVPSPINRPSGCFFNPRCPFKIEICEKEYPQLIQISNNHQVACHLVK; this is encoded by the coding sequence GTGGCTGACAACGAAGTGATTGTGAGAGTCGTTGGGCTGAAAAAACACTTCCCTATAAAGCAGGGATTCTTCATAAAACGGACGGTAGCGCACGTTAAAGCTGTAGATGGAGTGGATTTTGAGATTAAGAGAGGAGAAACTTTCGCACTCGTGGGGGAATCAGGTTGCGGTAAAACCACCGTAGGCAGAACGATCCTCAGGCTCATCGATCCAACGGAAGGCCAGATTTTCTTCGATGGCACCGACATATCGAAACTGAAGTACAAACAATTGCTTCCTTTCAGAAGGCGAATGCAGATCGTTTTCCAAGATCCAATGAGCTCGTTGAACCCGAGAATGACCGTTGGACAGATCATAACAGAGCCAATGCTTTTCCACAATGTGGTCAAAACCAAAGCTGAAGCTTACGAACGAGCAAAGGAACTTTTAGAAATGGTCGGTTTGAAAACATTCCATTTGGACAGATATCCACACCAGTTCAGCGGTGGTCAACGCCAAAGAGTAGCTATAGCACGAGCCATAGCGATACAGCCTGAGTTCCTCGTCCTAGATGAACCAACATCTTCTTTGGATGTGTCTGTTCAAGCGCAGATCATCAACATGTTTCTAGATTTTCAGAAGAAGTTCAAGTTCAGCTATTTGTTCATATCCCACAACCTTGGCTTGGTCAGATTCATAAGCCATACAGTTGCTATAATGTATCTTGGTAGGATCGTGGAAATGGGGGAGTCAGAGGAGATATTCTCCAAACCTTTGCATCCATACAGTCAAGCTTTGCTTTCGGCTACTCCCGTGCCAGATCCAAAGGTGGAAAAATCTAGAAAAAGGATCATACTCACGGGGGGTGTCCCTAGTCCCATCAATAGACCCAGTGGTTGCTTCTTCAATCCACGTTGTCCTTTCAAAATTGAAATTTGTGAAAAAGAATATCCTCAGTTAATTCAAATCTCAAACAACCACCAGGTGGCGTGCCACCTGGTGAAATGA
- a CDS encoding IMP cyclohydrolase encodes MNIKKALISVWDKTNVSQFSKALIERGVKVVATSDTACYLRSQGVEVAQIDEVLKFSESFQNNVKSIHPENLATIPMNSLSEFHFQILKDLSIESFDLVVVNLRPFRLNDALNEEEVLQNIDIARMTLLRIAAKNYRNIIPVCDPRDYGMIVESIDRCGDVELQKRRVLCAKAFLFCYRYDEKVFKTLCDLFALDESELRKS; translated from the coding sequence GTGAACATCAAGAAAGCTTTGATAAGTGTTTGGGATAAAACGAACGTCTCACAGTTTTCAAAAGCTTTGATCGAACGTGGCGTGAAAGTCGTGGCAACTTCAGACACAGCATGCTACTTACGCTCGCAAGGTGTAGAAGTGGCGCAAATCGATGAGGTCTTGAAATTTTCTGAATCGTTTCAAAACAACGTTAAATCAATTCACCCAGAAAACCTTGCCACCATCCCCATGAACTCACTGAGCGAATTTCACTTTCAGATTCTTAAAGATCTCAGCATTGAATCTTTCGACCTGGTTGTGGTCAATCTTCGGCCATTTCGACTGAACGACGCCTTGAATGAGGAGGAGGTACTTCAAAATATAGACATCGCTCGTATGACACTTTTGAGGATCGCGGCAAAGAACTACAGAAACATCATACCTGTGTGCGACCCGAGAGATTACGGCATGATTGTTGAATCCATAGACAGATGTGGCGACGTGGAACTTCAAAAGCGTAGAGTTCTGTGTGCAAAGGCTTTTCTTTTTTGTTATAGATATGACGAAAAAGTGTTCAAAACTTTGTGCGATCTTTTTGCACTCGACGAATCTGAACTGAGGAAGAGTTAA
- a CDS encoding ABC transporter ATP-binding protein: protein MESILTVKNLSTYFYMEEGVVAAVDDVSFELKPQEVLGIVGETGSGKSVTVKSIMRLIKPPGKIVSGEIIYKGQDILKLDEKEMYNIRGKEISMVFQDPMTSLNPLFTIGNQLMETIMQHQKVSKEEAYKRAIEMLKLVQIPEPEKRMKAYPFEFSGGMRQRVVIAIALSCNPSILIADEPTTALDVTIQAQILELMKQLQETLKMAMIFITHDLGVIASMAHRIIVMYGGKQMEEGSAEDIFYNPIHPYTNMLLKSIPRVDRKIDRLEPIPGQPPRMIDIPKVCPFLPRCPRAIEECSKGIADMVEVSPGHRVRCFNPIWR from the coding sequence GTGGAAAGCATCTTGACCGTGAAGAACCTATCGACTTACTTTTATATGGAAGAAGGTGTCGTTGCTGCTGTCGACGATGTTAGCTTTGAGTTAAAACCTCAAGAGGTTCTGGGTATAGTCGGTGAAACTGGATCTGGGAAGAGCGTCACGGTCAAATCGATCATGCGTCTCATCAAGCCTCCAGGAAAGATCGTGAGTGGAGAGATCATCTACAAGGGTCAGGATATACTCAAGCTCGATGAAAAGGAGATGTACAACATACGCGGTAAAGAAATCAGTATGGTGTTCCAAGATCCTATGACTTCTTTAAATCCGTTGTTCACGATAGGTAACCAGTTGATGGAAACCATCATGCAACACCAGAAAGTTTCTAAGGAAGAGGCTTATAAACGAGCGATCGAGATGTTAAAGCTGGTCCAAATACCTGAACCAGAGAAACGCATGAAAGCTTATCCATTTGAGTTCAGTGGGGGTATGAGGCAGCGTGTGGTCATAGCTATAGCGCTCAGTTGCAATCCAAGCATACTCATAGCCGACGAACCCACAACGGCACTGGATGTCACGATACAGGCTCAGATACTCGAACTGATGAAGCAACTTCAAGAAACTTTGAAGATGGCCATGATCTTCATCACACACGATCTGGGCGTGATCGCTTCGATGGCACACAGGATCATAGTTATGTATGGTGGGAAACAAATGGAAGAAGGTTCTGCGGAGGATATCTTTTACAATCCGATACACCCCTACACGAACATGCTTTTGAAAAGCATACCGAGAGTGGATAGAAAGATCGATCGGCTTGAACCAATACCTGGTCAACCTCCAAGAATGATCGACATACCAAAAGTTTGTCCTTTCCTACCGAGATGTCCCAGAGCCATCGAGGAATGTTCGAAAGGTATAGCAGATATGGTAGAAGTATCCCCTGGACATCGTGTGAGATGTTTCAACCCAATTTGGAGGTGA
- a CDS encoding methyl-accepting chemotaxis protein: MSLKLKIALLVVIFLILGIFTVTVTNLLVVRGKILVYAEGEMLQKVEKEALKLDNWFKERLITLQSIASNLESLFIFFDTNMIDMSLRSYAEDLKKLGFTGQILMSSDGKTFALDTKLEKDLSKEKFFHETLNGKNFVQDNVVFKETKGLLFAVPVMSYSQEVVGVYAVFLPQQQIDQLIQKVKHGEKGYAFLANAEAILVSHPDSNLLGKKLSHVDENLKTIEEKILKRETGVLDYTFQGERKLATITNIPSVGWSIALTIPRKEIEATLQSTIIMNISVAIIVSVVAIFAAILFGRSITKPIVDLSLVAKKIAEGDLTQLVELKSTSGEIAQLSNAFSALTNSLRNSIMNIKKMEENLKALREQIEIDSSSAKSASNEAKALSESVNRSISTITQMINQVNVGAREISSGAEQTSKDALLLSESSESLKKSSIVVEKAVKKLINMIEDLSKQQDSINELIQQLAELTGRIEEVTGTIYSIAEQTNLLALNAAIEAARAGEAGRGFAVVAEEIRKLAEQSRISTKQIGDFLVSIKNHVQNILEQEERIVRQTIESAQTVSESSQTLSEMMKDIEKVATMSGELATISEEQSGAVEEINAAIEKISKDIGQVSNTVEELSESVSKQSERIEGLSKILEKLSSVFEEIELAIAKYRI; the protein is encoded by the coding sequence ATGTCCTTGAAATTGAAGATAGCTTTGCTCGTCGTGATATTCCTCATCTTGGGCATATTCACAGTCACTGTTACTAACCTTTTAGTTGTGAGGGGAAAGATACTCGTATACGCCGAAGGAGAAATGTTACAGAAGGTAGAGAAAGAAGCTCTCAAGCTAGATAACTGGTTCAAAGAAAGGTTGATCACCCTACAGAGCATAGCTTCGAATCTGGAAAGTTTGTTCATCTTTTTCGATACAAACATGATAGACATGAGCCTTCGTTCTTATGCAGAAGATCTCAAAAAACTTGGTTTCACTGGACAGATCCTCATGAGCTCTGATGGAAAAACGTTCGCCCTTGACACCAAGTTGGAAAAAGATCTGTCGAAGGAAAAATTCTTTCACGAAACGTTGAATGGTAAGAACTTCGTGCAAGACAATGTCGTGTTTAAAGAAACTAAAGGTTTACTCTTCGCCGTTCCTGTGATGAGTTATTCTCAAGAAGTCGTCGGTGTTTATGCTGTTTTCCTTCCTCAACAACAAATAGATCAACTAATACAGAAAGTGAAACATGGGGAGAAAGGATACGCATTCTTGGCCAACGCGGAAGCCATCTTGGTGTCACATCCAGATTCGAACCTTTTGGGGAAAAAACTCAGTCATGTGGATGAGAATCTGAAAACTATTGAAGAAAAAATATTGAAGCGTGAAACAGGGGTGTTGGATTACACTTTCCAAGGAGAAAGGAAATTGGCTACAATCACGAACATACCGAGCGTGGGTTGGTCAATCGCTTTGACCATTCCAAGAAAGGAGATAGAAGCGACTCTTCAGAGTACGATAATTATGAACATCAGTGTTGCTATCATAGTCTCAGTTGTTGCAATTTTCGCTGCGATTCTTTTTGGTAGATCCATCACAAAGCCCATCGTAGATTTATCGCTCGTAGCTAAGAAAATCGCAGAAGGTGATCTCACACAGCTTGTTGAATTGAAAAGCACCAGCGGAGAGATAGCACAGCTTTCGAACGCTTTTTCAGCCTTGACGAACAGTCTGAGAAACAGTATAATGAACATCAAAAAGATGGAAGAAAATCTGAAGGCTTTGAGAGAACAAATAGAGATCGACTCATCATCCGCAAAATCAGCTTCTAACGAGGCAAAGGCACTTTCTGAAAGTGTGAACAGATCTATCAGTACCATAACACAGATGATAAACCAGGTGAACGTTGGGGCGCGAGAGATATCGTCTGGAGCGGAACAGACATCGAAGGATGCTTTGCTACTCTCTGAAAGTTCTGAGTCTTTGAAGAAATCTTCGATCGTTGTGGAAAAAGCTGTAAAAAAGTTGATCAACATGATTGAGGATCTGAGCAAACAGCAAGATTCGATCAACGAATTGATTCAACAACTCGCTGAACTCACTGGAAGGATCGAAGAAGTCACTGGGACGATCTACTCGATAGCTGAACAGACGAACTTGTTGGCACTGAACGCTGCCATCGAAGCAGCGAGGGCTGGGGAGGCAGGCAGGGGCTTTGCAGTTGTGGCTGAAGAAATAAGAAAACTCGCCGAGCAGAGTAGAATATCAACAAAGCAGATAGGCGATTTCCTTGTGAGTATAAAAAATCACGTACAGAACATACTGGAGCAAGAAGAACGAATCGTGAGGCAGACGATCGAAAGTGCCCAGACAGTCAGTGAAAGCAGTCAAACACTCTCCGAGATGATGAAAGACATAGAAAAAGTTGCAACGATGTCTGGAGAACTCGCAACAATAAGTGAAGAGCAGAGCGGAGCCGTCGAGGAAATTAATGCTGCGATAGAAAAGATCTCCAAAGATATTGGTCAGGTTTCAAACACAGTTGAAGAGCTTTCAGAAAGCGTCTCGAAACAATCTGAACGGATCGAAGGCTTATCCAAAATTCTCGAAAAGTTATCGAGTGTTTTCGAAGAGATTGAACTTGCGATCGCTAAATATAGAATATAA
- a CDS encoding ABC transporter substrate-binding protein — MKKFLLTVALLLFVMIVFAAEKYVWFDEKTPYLGADAKGKYGGRLVVGTLSGPRTMNYVVAKETSSTDVIALFMGYGGTLVELDNYARLYPCMAKRCEVELTDEGKMIVTFWLREGIKWSDGKPFTADDFVFTVNDVYSNPAIPSSTQDVIKDSKGRLPKAEKVNNYTVRVIYEEPFRLAVRYIGGLYIWPKHIAEEWVKNGTFTQKWTVEAINNKELVGLGPFIPVEYVPDQYIRAVRNPNFWKKDANGNQLPYLDEYVIKIIPDQNAQKLAFEKGEIDLWGVPAQFYPEIKAKAKEKNWVVGTGGPTYGTTFITFNWNHDDPVKRSWFRNEFFRKAVAYAMDKDAMIDTLLAGLGVAQWGPVSVLSPFYNDDALRKYPYDLEYARVMLQMGGFSWDKDGNLIDAKGNKVEFVLSTNAGNRIREGMCNIIRDELAKLGIKVTFVPQDFNLLVNKMLNTTDWEAIVIGLTGSDEPQGGRNVWALKGTLHFWNFHPEAAPGKQIKPEIYEAPDWEIEIDKIFAENIKVLDQKKVYQMFSRYQELVSEHLPLIYTVQQLYLYAHKADLNIIEPTAFGGMLWTLPWIYWKK; from the coding sequence GTGAAAAAGTTTTTACTCACTGTGGCACTGTTGCTCTTCGTCATGATAGTCTTCGCGGCAGAGAAGTACGTTTGGTTCGATGAAAAAACGCCATACCTCGGTGCCGACGCCAAGGGAAAGTACGGTGGAAGGCTCGTGGTCGGTACCCTGAGCGGTCCTAGGACGATGAACTACGTCGTCGCAAAGGAAACTAGCTCCACAGATGTCATAGCTTTGTTCATGGGTTACGGTGGAACATTGGTGGAACTCGACAACTACGCAAGACTTTATCCATGCATGGCCAAACGTTGTGAAGTGGAGCTAACAGATGAAGGTAAGATGATCGTCACCTTCTGGTTGAGAGAAGGCATCAAATGGTCAGATGGAAAACCTTTCACGGCCGATGATTTCGTTTTCACCGTTAATGATGTTTACAGCAATCCAGCCATTCCAAGTAGCACTCAAGATGTCATCAAAGATTCCAAAGGAAGACTTCCAAAAGCTGAAAAGGTCAACAACTACACTGTGAGAGTGATCTACGAAGAACCGTTCAGGCTAGCGGTCAGGTACATTGGAGGACTTTACATCTGGCCGAAACACATAGCTGAAGAATGGGTCAAAAACGGCACATTCACACAGAAATGGACGGTTGAAGCGATCAACAACAAAGAACTCGTAGGACTTGGACCGTTCATACCTGTTGAGTACGTGCCAGATCAATACATCAGAGCAGTGAGGAATCCGAACTTCTGGAAGAAAGACGCCAACGGTAATCAACTTCCATACCTCGACGAGTATGTGATCAAGATCATACCAGATCAAAACGCACAAAAACTTGCCTTTGAAAAAGGTGAAATCGATCTTTGGGGTGTTCCAGCACAGTTCTATCCAGAGATCAAGGCTAAAGCTAAGGAAAAGAACTGGGTCGTTGGAACTGGCGGACCAACTTACGGAACAACGTTCATCACTTTCAACTGGAACCACGACGATCCTGTCAAGAGATCTTGGTTCAGAAACGAATTTTTCAGAAAAGCTGTGGCGTACGCCATGGATAAAGATGCGATGATCGACACACTCCTAGCAGGTCTTGGCGTGGCACAGTGGGGGCCAGTCTCAGTGCTGTCACCGTTCTACAACGATGACGCTTTAAGGAAATATCCATACGATCTAGAATATGCTCGCGTGATGTTACAGATGGGTGGTTTCAGTTGGGATAAAGATGGTAATTTGATCGATGCCAAAGGTAACAAAGTTGAGTTTGTACTTTCTACGAACGCTGGTAATAGGATACGCGAAGGTATGTGCAACATCATAAGAGATGAACTTGCAAAGCTTGGAATCAAAGTTACATTCGTTCCACAAGATTTCAACCTGCTCGTCAACAAGATGCTCAACACCACGGACTGGGAAGCGATTGTGATAGGTTTGACGGGTTCCGACGAGCCACAGGGTGGTAGAAACGTTTGGGCTCTGAAGGGAACATTACACTTCTGGAACTTCCATCCAGAGGCTGCACCTGGAAAACAGATCAAGCCAGAAATCTACGAAGCACCTGATTGGGAAATTGAGATAGATAAAATCTTCGCAGAAAACATCAAAGTACTCGATCAGAAGAAGGTCTATCAAATGTTCTCAAGATATCAAGAGCTCGTATCGGAACATCTACCACTCATCTACACGGTACAGCAGCTCTATCTGTACGCACACAAAGCTGATTTGAACATCATCGAGCCAACGGCCTTCGGTGGTATGCTCTGGACGTTACCTTGGATCTACTGGAAGAAATGA